The genomic stretch GCTGGCATCCGTTAGCGCAACAGGAGTATAAGAGGTCCCAACCCCTACCTGACCGGACTGGTAAATGACCATGGCATTGGCGCCGTCATTAATATTAGTCCCGGCAGTACCGCTTGGTGCGGTAAAAAAATTGATATTCCCTTTTTCGGTAAACTGCATAGCAGCGGCAGGACCATCATTGGCCCGGACATTATTACCCAGGGCATCGTCCCAGCACATATTGTATTGAATGGATTTCCAGCCACCACTGGCCAAAAAAAATCGACTGCCGATCTGAAGAGCTTCTCGGGGCTGCGTTGTACCAATACCCACCCTACCGTTTCTTTCCAGCAATACCCTGTTCCAGGCCCTATTGGGATCATCTATCGTTTTCCGGAAATAAAGATTATCAGTAAAAAAATTACCGGCAAATTGCATGGCATGGTTGTTTTCCGGATTGGAATGGCGGATATCCAGAAAATGCCACCAGTTAGGTAAAACCGGGCTCAGGTCCGGGTCTGTTGGAAAACCAACCGGGGTGGAGGTCTCATAAAAACCACTTTTGGCGCCTCTGTTCCCTTGGAGGCCGGCGCTGTCCCGCCATTCGGTGCGGGACCCTGCGGTCCCCCACTCTGTCTGAGCATAGGATTGACTAACATAGAACAGGAAGGGTAAAACTAAATACTTTTTCATGAATAAAAATTTTCACGGTTGAGGCTCCTGCCTCGCATATCCGGCAGGAAGGATTAATGAACGCTAAGGAATAACAGGCAAAATGACTGGATCAGACAGTTACCACCAGCAACAATATAACATAGACTGCAACACAGGTTCCAGTAGTATTTTCGTAAAAAATTGATCAGGGAGATAAAACAATCAGAAGGGACATAGGCATAAGGGTATAAGGTTTCAATGCGTAAACAATAATTTCGATCAATACAATACTACAGAAATTTATCAGACAAACCGTTAATAGCAGGAAACCATTTTATCAACGCCAATATCCATCCCCTTCTTAAAACCCATATCCAATAAGGATTCCAGCCATCATATTAAAAAAGCCCTGCAATACATGCAGGGCCCGCAGGAAGGTTTTCATTTATTGCAAAAGCCGGTAGCTGATAAAGTTGGTTGTTAATAGAGCGATCACTTACACTGGTAACTGATCACGGAGTGGTTCAGCGGTAATTTATCCAGTAAATTGAATTCGGCCACATTGTGCTGCACCGGGTGGAAGCCCAGCGGCAGTTTGTACTGGTTATAGCTCAGTGCCGGAAAGGCATTGTTAACGCTATAGTTCCGGGCCAGGAATTTCCATAGTTTATGGGTCCTGTGAACAGCCGGTTTATCGTCATAACTGTTATACACATACTCGGAGGCCAGCTGACTGCCCTCCCATCTTTGCATGCTGGATAAATTGCCCTGTGCATTGTAGGCATAGATATAGGAGGCAACATAGACCTGGCTGCCCACCTTCAGGGTCATGACCATTTTAGTGATCCTGTCGTGCTGATCATAGGTATAATCAGTGACCTCATATATCTGTCCGCGCTGCGGTACATTATTGATCACATTGACAAAGGACCAGGCAGTGTCCTGCACTATCCGGTTTCCCTGGTACACATAATGACGCCAGCGTTCACAGCCATGCCAGACGCCCTCCGAGATATAGGCCTCAAAATAATCGGAGATGCGTCCTTTCTGGTCATACCAGAACAGGTAGTTGGGGCGGCCTGTACCGCTTTCATCAAAGAGGATGGACACCGGGTCCCCGGCCTTGTTGTACTTAAAAGTAGCTGTTGTTACACCACTGCCGTAGCTGGCGGAGGAATCAATGATCCGGGTGATCCGGCAATGACCGGAGTACTTGTCAAAGTCCCTGAAAATATCCTCCAGGCGATCCAGTTTCCGGCAGGCGGGCAAGGTAATTACTGCTGCTGCCAAAAGCAGGCAGGAGAAAAAGAACGATTGCTTTTTCATAAATAGATGAAGATTTAATGGCTGTTTGCAACAAACCTGATACAAAATGAGGATAACGGAATTGTTGCTTTAACAAGGCAGGAGTAAACCAGGGGGTGTGAGGTAGGATACTGCTAAACTACTAACTATTTGCCAGAAACCCGCACAGGCTGTGAAAAACGGGCAAAAAAGATCATTGGGGATACATACCCATTATACTTTTCGAGAATTGATCGTATAGTTCTTTCAGTGCGGGGTAACCGTTCAGCAACTCCAGGTGTTTGCGGATAGTCACCTCGTCGTGCCGGATAGCAGGCCCGGTCTGTGTATCCAGAGGAGATGCCTGGGAAAGCCGCTGTGTCACTTCATTGATGAGCGGCAGCAGCAACCGGAAATCAGCCTGCTGGTCGCGGCAATATTGTTCAGTCAGAGCAAAGAGATGATTGGTGAAATTGCTGCTGATCACCGCAGCCAGGTGCAGGCGCAGGCGCTGTTCATCACCGGCCGGCTGTACCTGTCGGGAAAGCGTATGCGCTAATTGGCTGACCAGGGCTTCCATGGCCGGGCTGCTCCCTTGCACCAGCAGGGGGATCTCCGGCAACTGATCCATTTCCCTGCGCAAACTTTGCAGGGGATATAATACCCCGTAAGGCCCGCCGGTAATGGCCAGCACAGCGGCAGGCACAGAGCCGGCCGTATGCACTACGGGCCTGCCCCATCCTTCCAGGCCGGCTGCCACGGAAGCAATGGCGGCATCGGCCACAGCAATGATATAGCAGTCTGCGT from Candidatus Pseudobacter hemicellulosilyticus encodes the following:
- a CDS encoding DUF2520 domain-containing protein; amino-acid sequence: MKIVILGSGNVAHVLGRKCLMAGHTLLQVYARQPEKAQSLANLLGAAPVADLQQLDPDADCYIIAVADAAIASVAAGLEGWGRPVVHTAGSVPAAVLAITGGPYGVLYPLQSLRREMDQLPEIPLLVQGSSPAMEALVSQLAHTLSRQVQPAGDEQRLRLHLAAVISSNFTNHLFALTEQYCRDQQADFRLLLPLINEVTQRLSQASPLDTQTGPAIRHDEVTIRKHLELLNGYPALKELYDQFSKSIMGMYPQ